The Zalophus californianus isolate mZalCal1 chromosome 6, mZalCal1.pri.v2, whole genome shotgun sequence DNA window CAGGGAGGCACTCGGTAAggatttgttaaatgaatggtgGGCGTTTTCttgtttgccagaggggagggggtgctgaTCGCTGAGGCGTGACGTGGAAATGAAACGTGTGAGAGTAAAACACCTGGCGCCACGCGTGGACCACTGTGAGCATCGAGTAAACGCGGGTgccagtgcttctcagacttgaCCGTGTGCGGGGATCACCCGGGGATCCAGTGAACACGCAGACCCTAAATCAGCTGGGCCTGTGATTCTGCCTTCTGACGGGCTCCAGGGCGATGGCCACTCTAGGGATCACACCGCGTGCACCAGAAGCGAGCAGCGGGCCAGCTGAGCTAGCTGGTCTGGGTCCACGGTCAGCCTTTCACTCTGTACTTACAGGTAGCTCCTGGCCCCCCCTCCCGTGCCCTgctgcacccagcacagagcccctccTTAGTACACACGCTAGTCCCGCCTCCGCACCAGCCCCAGTCCCAACATCAGCCCCAGGATAGGGAGTCCCTGAACAGTCCCAGCCTTGTCTGCACGTGCGCAAGCACCTGAGGAGCTTTACAAATTACtgatggagtgggggaggggcaggtccTACCTCCCGGAGACTACAAGAATTCGTTCGGGGCGTGGCCTGGGCATCTggattttaaaagctccccagaggCTGCCACCACTGTGCAGCCAAGGCAGAGGGCCACTCCAGCAGAGGTGCCTGAGGAGGGCAGTAGCAGGAGCAAGGGGGTTTGCCTGATGCAGGTGTGGAGCGTGGCCTGTAGGTGAGCCTGGAGGCTGAGTCACCAGCCAGAAGGCTGGGCCGCGTGTGAGATTAAGGATCCTGGTGAGGGTGGGGCTGACAATCAATACTCCAGATTCCTCTCTGGGTCCCCACCCCCTGGCTGTGTGGCCCTGAACAGGGGTGAGGCTTGGGACAGGCTGGGGAGAGCATGTTTGCCAAGTACTCTGCAGGGTGTGTACTTAAggaggggctctgtgctgggtgcagcAGGGCTGGGTCGGTTTGCCGCTGCTGCCTGAAAGTACAAAGTCAAAGGCTGACCTTGAACCAGGGTGGCCCTGTCCTCACTCCTGGAACTGCATATTTCCCCTGCAGTAACAATCTTATGATTACTGTTTACCGAGCACCTGCCATGTGGGGCCACTGTACTAGATACTTCATACATCACAGCACAATAATCTTTGACAGGAGATAGTAACCTAACACAGGAGGAcacaaagcccagagaggttatcTAACTTGCTAGGATCACACAGAAACCAACTGGATCCAGACCCAAAGCCATGATATTTCTAACCCACCATGATGCCTCTACTCATGCTTTGTCCTTCGCTGGCCCCTTGCTCTCAGCCCATCCAAGCTGCACCATATGCCAAGGCTGGGCTCAAATCTCAACTGGCCTAGAGTTTCTTTCTGGCGAGGCCGTGGAGAGCTCCTGGGCTCTGGTCTGTGGGTGGCCTCGGGCAGCAGTACAGTACCCCCTGTACTGCTGCTTTTCCCCCGGAGTCCTGTCTCCAGGCTCAGCTCTGAGGGCGCCAGGACCCGGACCTCAGGCGTCTTTCTGTAGGCCCTGGGCCTTCATAAGTGTTTGGTGCTGCTGGGGCCGGCACTAGGGTGAGGCAAGTGAGAAGCCTACGGTGCAGACCTTCAGAAGGTGCTGGTGCTTGGGGTGGTGCAAATGTGCTTGCCGGCTACAGCCGGCAGAATGCAGATGCAGGTGCTATGGAGGGTGAGAGCCAAAGTCTGTAAATATGGCGGCAGATGCTAACTAGACTCATCGTGGGGATCATtccataatgtataaaaatgtcgAATCGCTATGATGGACACCTGAAACCAACAgtatattgtatgtcaattatacttcaattaaaaaaaaaaaaagcccggggggcctgagtggctcagtcagttaagcatctgactcttgatttctgctcaggtcatgatctcaaggttgtaagatcgagccccgggttgggctctgcacccatctgggagtctgcttgagattctttctctccctctgcccttccccagctcgctctctctctcaaataaataaataaataaatctttgaaaaaaaatgtccggggcacctaggtggctcagttggttaagtgtttgctttcagctcaggtcctgggatcaagcccctcattgggctctctgctcagcggggagcctgcttctccctctccctctgcctgcctgccactctgcctacttgtattctctctctctgtgtcaaataaataaataaaatcttaaaaaaaaaaaaaaaagtgtgaaggTGAGTCACCAAACAGGTAGTCTACTTCTTAGAACTCTCTGCTAGTGTGCCTGAGTATTGGGGTGAACTTAACTAATATATTATGCCTGTATCAACACTTCTGTTCTCAACTAGTAGTTCAATATTAAGAAACCTTGCCCTACACAAAGGATGCTAAACCCAAAGATTATCAAAatgttaatctttaaaataaaagtgggggcacctgggtggctcagtcagttaagcctctgccttcaactcaggtcatggtctcagggtcctgggagagagccctgcatcgggctccctgctccaggggaggcctgcttttccatctcctccccactcgtgctctctctctcgctatctctgtcaccatctctatctctctctctcaaataaataaaatatttaaaacaaataaaaaattaaataaaagtagaagCGAGCAGGACATATCACCTTTCCCAGACTTACACACCCAACTTTGGATGTATAAGACCTAGTGAGACCCAAACTACCAGAGAGGTGACTGACTAGTTGATGGTCATTGCCACCCTCCCACGAGAATATCAGCAGAGACcatgtctgttttatttaccaCCCTACAACTAGGCCAGCACCTGGGACATAATTATGTATTTGTTACTCTGAAGAAACAAGGACGGTGTCTTGGGTCAGCTTCAGGAGTCATGAAAACTTTCAGGAGAAGTACAAATGATCAGGCTTTGAGAAGAATACAAATTTGGAGAGGAGTAAGGAGGAGAAGGGACAAACGGAGCAGTAAAGAGCCCAGGTTTGAGGATTTTTAAAGGTCTCCCAAAGTGGGAACTACCCTGGGGCAAACCTGCACTGTCAAGTGCCTGCTCACTTCTGACCCTGGGGGGCCCAGAGCCCttttcctcacacacacacacacacacacacacacacacacacacacacacacacgggcccAGAGCccttttccacacacacacacacacacacacacacacacacacacacacaccatcagtGCAGCAGACATTTATGATTGAGTGGGAGCTCCCACGCAGCCATGGCCTCTGCCACTGGGGGCCAGGAAGCCGGTCCTGTCACCGTGGCCCAACCTCACTGGCACAACCAGCAATATTAGTAATGTCCTAGCTAAAAGATTCACAGCATAACCAAGGCTCCAAAAATGCTTCAAGAATGAAAGcagcctagggcgcctgggtggctcagatggttaagcgtctgccttccgctcaggtcatgatcccagggtcctgcgattgagtcccgcatcggggtccctgctaggcggggagcctgcttctccctctgcctctgcctctctctttctctctctctgactctcatgaataaataaataaaacatttaaaaaaaaagaaagcagcctAGACTGTGAAGTGCAACTTCCAGATATCTCGACTCAACAAGGATCACCTTAAAGGCTTCAGGAAAGGGTTTTCCCCTTCAAGTTATTATGGCCCCTCGGCCCGCAGGAGCGTGAAAACCGTCAGTGAAAGCCGCTGTCTACACCACGCCTGAACTTGGCggtcagcggggggggggggggccctgggaTGTTGGTTTTGGTGGTTCACTGCCTTTCCTCTATGTGTGTTGCTTAAGTGAACactcatttgcatttcctgagTAGCCCGGTGACAAGCAAGAAGCCCGGAAGCCTTGCCGGAGAACAGACGGGAGCCGGAATTAAGCACTGGCTAGGACCCCTGGGCCTCCAGGAACCAGGCTTTCCCGCCTTTGTCAAGTTTGATTCAGGGCCCACTGAGggtgcaactttttttttttatttgtgggcATCTTTAAGTGTCTTCTCTCCCCTTAACTTTGGGACAGGTTACGAATTTGTATAAGGGATGGCTGAAGATGGGTGATTGCAACCCAGATAGCGTCGGGATTCGTAGGGTTTTGCCATCTACAGGTAGTCTCCGCTCGTGGTTTCTCAGCCTGGACCCTGAGCTGCCATGCTCCTAGCCCCAAATGGAGGGCGGGCTCCAGGCCAAGGGCTCCCGTTGGCCCCACAGCGGTCAAAGGCTTTTGGGGGAGGGTCCGGAAAACAGACGCCCATCTGTTACAGAGACTGCTACCAGAAGTAGCGAGCCCTCCTCCAAGTCCCTGCAATTCCTGAGAGAAAGATCAGAAAACTGAAGGCCGCTCTTTTCACTCACGCTCTCCAGCCGCTCCGAACGCTCCTCATTCCCGCAGGCAGGCCGCGGGATCCTGCTTCCAGGTTTCAGGCCCCCCCTTACTTTCCTAAAGGCTTCCAACCCACTTGCTGCATTAACTTCCTACTCCACaggcttctctctcttgctcgcctTCTCCAGCTGCCGTAATTTGAAGCAAGAGCCGTACAGACTCTTCCTCCAAGCAATTCTCTAATGGCTTGCATAACCGTCCGTCagcgagggggtggggggatgccaCGTGCTCCAAGAACCGAGCAGGAACTCCGAGTGGAAGAAGCGAGAGCGGTCACAGGACACCAAGGACCCACAGGATGCCCCCTTCCGGGAAACCAGTCAAAGGCTGGGTTCATATTTGCTGTCTTCCCCTTAGTTGGAAATGAGATTTTGGTAGAAGACAGTCTTCGTCATTCCAAGCAAATGACAACCCGTGACGGGTTGCTGGGTGTGCGTGCAAGGGGGCTGGCTCGCTGTGTGGAGcggttttaaaacttttaaaacttcgGAGGCATCACTGTTCCTCACCTCACCGTAGTCTCAGGATGCCAAGGGGACAGCAGGGATCACCCCCTCCTATGATAAAGGAAACAGGTTGCAGAGATAAAGACTGCTTCCGGctgcccctttcccccctccAGGCGGACCTCAGCCCCGCCTCTCTTTCCGAGTGCTTGCTAGTGGTTCCCGGAAGGCTGGGACCAGAACAAAGCCCTCAGAAAGCAGGACCTCATTTACATGGTCTGTGACCGTGTACCTCGAACGCAGTGTTAAGTCAACCTTCTAACAGTCGCAGAAGCATCCTCTCTAgccaggcggggggggggggggggggggggggggggagggtgtctgGACTGAAATGCAAGCTCACTGACATGCCCTCCGACATATACAACCAGTTATCCTTCAGTTCAGATGAAAGGAGGCAGCTGTTTGCCGATGACTGACTAGGAAGGACTTGATTTGATTTAACCCCAAACGAATCTCCTATGGGGCTCATTAACTCTTTGAGAGCAGGCTGTTATATGGGAATTGGCAAATTCATGTTAGCTGCAACCAGACAATCTCAAGAAAGGCAAAACCAATGTGGACCGACAAAATGCTTCCCTTTGAGCCACATAGAAGTTAAAAATCCGAcggaacattttaaaatcatcttgcCAGAGCACCAGGGACCTACTTTGTAGACACCCCAGGATGTTTTAAGTCTGTTAATTTTATGGCTCACCTGTAACACAGCTAGGGATCTTTCAAATGGCGAAGGCTGGGAAGAATCGTGGGGAGAATGAGTTCCTATCCTTCGTTATTCAGCCAGGAGTGATGGCAAGAGAGGCTCAGTGACTTACCcaaagccacccagtttatgggtAACCGAGGGGACAGGTGCGTGCACGTCTTTAGACCCCGTTGCACCAGGCTACGATCTGCCGTGATAACCATCCACAGGGTGGATCAAACAGGCGTCCTAGGTGCACAAGTATTTCCCTGTACAGGAATCAGGCCAAGGGGCCGGGGCCACAACTCAAATAACCCCGTTCACTTTAATCTCTCAAAGATCCACTCTGTGTGGTCTGCCTCTCTTGGATACCACTTCTTATGGGAAGATGTTTCTCGATTTCAGGAGGGGCCCTCTCTAGCTATCTTGACATTTCATTTAAGTGGTCGTACAGCCATACATTCTAAAGTTGCTTAGAAAATTGTGTAGGACAGAAATAATGCTGTgaagggcaccggggtggctcagtcgttaagcgtctgccttcggctcgggtcatgatcccaaggtcctgggatcgagccccacaccgggctgcctgctctgcgggaagcctgcttctccctctcccactccccctgcttgtgttccctttctcgctgtgtctctgtcaaataaataaaatcttttaaaaaaagaaagaaagaatgctgtgTGAATTAGACTCCGGCAACCCTCTAGGCCTTTACATGAGAATAAGCTTTTATCTTTCCAGCGTCTTAAAAATTGGGAGGGGCGGTTGGACTGGCCTTGGGGAGCAGGGAAGAGCAGAGCATGAGAATCTACTCTGAGAGGCACGGAGGGAGCCTGGAGTTGTACTTGCTAAGGACCTCCGTGGTAGGAAGAACTTCATTTAATGTGGCATTAGTTTATACCAGCAGACAACCGTAGTTTTGACATTTGTGAAAGTGTCAGATCAGAAGAAAGAAACCATTGGATTGAATCTCTTAGTCCTCCCAACCTACCCAATGTAAACCTCCAAAATGCCAGGGAACACTGGACTATTCATTTGCCTTAAGATTGCCTGCATTTCAAGTTCACACTGGTTCAGTATCTAATCCCAACATTCCCAAGTGACCTGAGTACATATGTTTGAAACTTAATTCAAATACAGTTCagccttgaacaacatggggctTTGGGTTGCCgaaccaccccaccccccacccggcgcacagttgaaaatccacatacagGTTTGGATTCCCCAAAACCTTAAATACTaaaagcctactgttgaccagaagccttaccagtaGCATAAACAGTTGAGTAACACCTATTTTATATGTTCTATGTATGATACGCTGTATACTTACAATGACATAGTTGGAGGAAAGGTTATGAAAACCATAAGGAAGCAACATGTGCAGCGCTATACCGTCCTTTATCAAAAAATATCCACAGAGAAGTAGAGCCCTTCAAACCCATGCTATTCAAGGGTTGACTGTACTTACTCtagatttcacttagcattttcaAGCACTTATAAAGCAGAAAGGCAAAGTAGTTTTCAAGtaagtgacttttatttttctctgacatttcacaGTCAATTTCTACAAAACTTCATATTTCCTCAAAAGAATTCACATTTGGTAAATAAATCTCTACCCTAAAGAATTCATAGCAGGAAAAACACTTCAATATATGCACGAGAGTTACTTTTCTGTTGCAGGAATCATAGTAAAGTCAGATAATACTATAATCAATAAAAAGCCATGAGTGTAATAAATTACAAATGTTATTAAACTCCGTTCCCATAACCAGTTCCATCAGCAgctttttctagacatgtctcacCCCTGCCAACAAAATCTGCCAGTAAGTTTTCTTTAAGTGTTGGTCTGAACTAAGAATTGCTTCTCACTTGCAGAAGACGGCAGCTCTGCCGCAGTACTTCATACCAGATCAAATCATGCCCACTAAGACCATCACTACTTACAGCCTTGTGCAACCACCAGAGATCCTTCTGGTCTACTCCGAGGTTCCTCCATGTGCCGATCTGGCGTCTGGCCCCTAATGTCTGGGAGCCTCAGTGGACCTCTTCTTCCAAGAACTAGCTTCCCTAGTTGGCTTCATCTGCTTACAGCTCCACGAGGGAAAGAACACCCATGCTAACAGCCTAGAGAGACTTCCAGCACGAAGTCACACAATCAGAGAGAAGCCGGGGAGGTGCTGCTTCCCCTGCCACTCAGCAGTGCAGATCAATGGTGGCTTTCATCATCTTTTACCATAACAGGAAGGGAAATGCCAATCTTAATCTAGGAAGAAGAGTCCAAGAGGGTGATAGCTCCACAGAGGGTTTTTCCGATGGAATAAATTTGGTTCTCAGCAAGTATGTTCAGATTTTTGACACTCAGTAAGACTCATGACTGGCGCCCAGGCTGTTCTGAGTGCACCTGTCTCAGTAGCTTTGCTGCCAAATACGTTCTGCCAAAAAGGAAGCTTCCTAGCATGGTGCGCAGAGCAGAACTGTCGTAGTACCACACGGATTGAGGGGAGGCAAATGGAGTGGGCCAAGAGGAGAATATTCAAAGGAGCTGAGAGTCTGCTTAAAGACACATTTGTTGGGATTTTGAAACTCCTTCAGAAAGCAAATTGCAGGTAATAATTCTGCACTGATCAGGAGAGTGCAGAGATTTTACCAAGCTCTTTTTAAATTGGTCATATCTAAATCATACATGTTTAATAGCAAAGTGAGGGCAATCTGAAgccttgaaatttaaaaactatgtgACAGTTATAACTACCAGGTAAATGTGAGCATTAGCTTCTGGCCCTGGTGAAACTTCCAGAACATCTTTCTTTGTAGAAAAGGTGAAGCTGGTCATACAGGATTTCTTATTAAGGTAATTTGCACAGAGATTTTCAAGaggatgaaatttttaaatgagataaaaagtCGGAAATGATACTACTTAGAAATTCCATTTACCTTTACCATGAAGCTCAAAGAATCGGTATCATCTGGACATTGTATCACACCCTCCATTTCTAGATGAGCTTCAAACAACCAACCCTACACCTCTGGCTTTGCTGCCGACATCCAACGCACAAAGGAAACACAGAAGACTCTGCCCCGCAAGTGCTCCACGGCACTGTGACATGCAACAAATGAAAACTTTGGAGAGGCAAAGAAAATCGGTACGAAGAATGGTTTCCAACGTTTTGGGCACTTCAATGTCATGACCTCAGGATGGTTTTAATTCAAAGTGGGTCAAGCTTAGTGATCACTCCTTTCctcttttacaaaaacaaaaggggATAAAAAGGTGGCAGCAGAGAGTTAATTTACGTACATTCTCAGAAGCCACAAAGCTCTCTTTTGAGATGTTCACACATAAAACAGGTTGCATTGTTTCAAaagaaggggcgggggggggggggggtgggaagcatACATTTCCAGACTCCTCCAAACTCCCAACCAAGAGATGCTGGCCATGTCTACTTTCTTCAGAGTCTAAGTCAAAAAAGCAATTCAGCAATTATAATTCCAGATGGTACTGAATCCATTCCATACTTTACAAATCTGAAGTATTTTGCCTACCAGTTTAAGTGAGGAGCAATCTGGCTTGTGATTAGAGTGAAAGAGTTCAATGGTGCGACCCTCCCGCCTCGACTTTCCAGTTTAGGAAGACAGAGCGTCACATGCTTAAGCGCTTGCACCCTCGGCCCAACCTGTGCCCGAGGCATTTTAGCGTTTGCCCAGATGGCACGATGCCTTGTGGAACGCAAGAcgcctcctctttctctctgtgactAAGACATTCAAGGGAAGCTCCACAAAGGGATCCTTCTGTCACCTACTCCCTGGTTTGACAGGTGTCACTCTGTGTGCTCCTCCCCGTCACTGTACCCTTGATCGCAGTGAGTGCGTGGGACGGTGGGAGGTGACAGCCACAAGAGCCCCACACAACCATCTCTCCTGCTTGGCCCCGCGACCCATCTAAGTGCCTGCAGGCTGAGGAAAGGGGCCCCGAGGGCGCTCCGAATCTGAGGTCCTCAGAGGGACAGGGACGTATGTAAACTGTGCACAGACCACAGGTTAAGACAGCGGCCGGGTATGGGCATGTGGCTTCCTAAGTGAACTGCCCAACAGTTTAAGTGTAGAAGGAAAAGCTCTTACATAAGCTTTGGGAAACAGGAGTAGAAACAGCCAAAGTGTTAAAAAGAACCGCTCAAGTGACAGCAAAAGCCTCCTGGGTTACATGTCTGGGTGGTCGGAGAATGCTTCCAGGTCACTGCCGCTATGCCTAGACCCCGAGGTTAAAGAGGCCTGCAGCCTGGCCCAGGCCTGAGGAGCCCTGCTCTTGGTGGCCTCGATGAACAGCCGGGTCTGCTCCTTCAGCTGGTCTAGCTCCAGCTGAGTCGCCTGGTTCTGACGAATCAACTCCTTGGTTTTCAGCGTGATCTCCAGCAGACCGGACCTGTGCAGGACGAGCAGGGTATTGTGAAAGCGCCTGTGCTTGCTCTGCCGCCGCTCTTCGAAGAGCTCGGGGCTGCGGCAGAGGCGCCCGGCCGCCCACAGGGGCGAGAGCGGGGAGCTGCTCTCGCCGCCGGGCGGCGTGCTGTCCGACGCGCAGACGGGACTGGCGGGGGAAGCGAAGGTCAGGCTGGGGGCTTTAGCCACGTGGCTGCTGGACACCGGCTGAAGAGTCTGTGGACTTCCGCCCGCCGCCAGGGAGGGCACGCCCTGCGGAGCGGAGTCCTCGGCCCGCTGGGCGCCGGGCGGTGCGGGCGCCGGCGGGCTGGGGGGCGCGGCGCCGGGCTTGGCGGGCTCCCTGGAAGACAGGCTCGGCCCCAGTCTCTCGGCACAGACTTTCTTCTGCATCCCGCTGTCTCCTCTTGCTTCTGTGCTGACGGAGAGGCCCCTTTTGCCTGGGTGGGGGGCGATTTTGGTGTAAGAATTTAGAATGGGCAGGTAGTTCCTGGAGTCCGACTTCTTCTCACCGGCGTGACACGGGCTCGCGGGAGGCGGCGCGGGTGGGTGAAGGAACAGCAGCTGCGGCTGCGCCGAGATCACCTCGAAGGAGGGCTGGACGGTCCACGACTGGAGCTGGGATGAGCTGCTGCCCTGCGAACAAAGGAGAAGAGCAGCACGCTGCCGTGACCTGCCAAGAGGGGAGGCGCGGGGAGCTCCCGGCCACTGCGGAGCTTGCCTCACTGGCGCGCTAGCCCTCCTCACGAACGTGACGGAAAAGCGGCCTGAaaacccgtgtgtgtgtgtgtgtgtgtgtgtgtgtgtgtgtgtgtgtggtttgggtggtgtgtgtgtgtgtgtgtgtgtgtggtttgggtggtgtgtgtgtgtgtgtgtgtgtgtggtttgggtggggtgtgtgtgtgtgtgtgtggtttgggtggggtgtgtgtgtgtgtgtgtggggtttgggtggggtgtgtgtgtgtgtgtgtgtggggtttgggtggggtgtgtgtgtgtgggggggggtttgggtggggtgtgtgtgtgtgtgtgtgtttacctttcttaagggaaaactgaaggaacTCTATCATTTTCATTCAAGTGCTAGCCCTCAGAGAGAGATCGTAGGCAGGGGAAGTAATGACAGGGTTAAGGTCACAACTGAGGCAATGAAAATACGGATAGTGCGATGTCCTGACATAAAAGGTGATCATCTCAAGACTATAAATATGTCTTCACACCAAAGTCTGTCTTCATTTAGTTACATCTGGGACCTCTTGCACCTGAAAATGACTTTGGATTCGAGAGATACATATTGTTGGGGCCGCCCGGTCACCAGTAAGCCATTCAAGAGAACGGTGCCTCCGCGGTGCTCACTACGTAGGCGGGGGCACTGCGTGTGGCCGTTTATGTGGGTGCTCTCATCTCACCTCGCTAATACCCAGGCCGAGTTACTGTTTCTGCTCATATATAAGAAATAGAGGCTCAGAAAGTGGAAATAACTCGCTTTAAGCCTCTGAGCTACTAAGTGATGGAGCTAGGATTCCATCCTCGGTTTGACTCTAAAGTCCATCCTAACCATTCACTACTCAGCTTTTGTTATGTTACCCCTCGattgtacatttttattcttaaaatactgATTCAGATGGAAGTCTAATAAAGAAGGGcatggcttggggcacctgggtggctcagtcgttaagcatctgccttcggctcaggtcatgatcccagggtcctgggatcgagccccacattgggctccctgctcagcaggaagcctgcttctccctctcctgctccccctgcttgtgttccctctctcgctgtctctctgtcaaataaataataaaatcttaaaaaaaaaaaaaaagccagtccaGTTCTGACTCAGTCCCAAAGATATGGGTATAGATGAGGCTAGGAAGAGAGAACCCGATGGAGGTTCTTACCTGTGGTGGGGCCATTTGATTTATCTGAAGAAAGCTATGGACTGTCTTCCCATATCTGCACACCATGTTGCAGACATTTCAGCTTCTTGGATGCCTGGCTAGGAACTTTAGGCCAAGTTCAACTACAGTTCATCTGTACAAAGGCTAGGATGACCCAGAGAGTCCATTCTGGAGCCCAGTTGGTGTTTGAACATACCCTGGGGTGTGCCTAAGCAAGCAGTACCAGGCCTAGCACCACATTTCCTTGTCAGAGGTCCAAAATTAGAGGTCTTTTGAAGTAGAGATCAGCCTAGCCCACTCAGTCAGGAGCAAAACTTCACGCTATCCCCCTAGTCACTTATGCCATAAGGACAAGACCTAGGAGGCAAAGAGATCCACAAACTGTCTAACTCATTACTCTCCCAAGATGATTTCAGTGGATTGTTCTTCCTAATGCGGCTGTATGCTCACTGCCTTCATAGATACTTAGCTTATTTGTTCTAATTATTAGATTCGACAATGTATTATTCACATTGAAATCATCTGAGGGAACACGGGACAAGATTTTCGGCTTGGATAGGATCTCAGAATCATTTCACAAAAAGCTTTCATGTTAAAGATGAGCAAACTGAAGTCCACGGTGGCTAAGTAATGATGTGCAAGATCACATGGTCTGGTGGCAGGGAGGGAATCAGACCCTCACAACAAAAATGACTAAAAGCAAGCAGCAATAATCAAGACATTACACAAtacgcagattttttttttaagtgtacaaattattttaattttggcaTGTGCTGGATTCAAGCATGtctgaaaacacaaaacaaaactcctagaCTGCTCCTCTTAGGTCAGCCTGCCTCGCCCCGAGCCTCCAAGCTCCTGATCGAGCCCAGCAGCCTTCCTTCCTGGAGGTCTTTGTCCTGAAGAATGACGCTCTGCTGGAAAAGCCTACTCACTCCTCCAGCCCTCAGGAGCTGCCAGTCTCGCCTACCACAAAGAAGGCACATAAACACAGACAGGCACACAAGAAAGAGCcagaagggagcaggagaggaaggcgGGGACAAAAAGAGGCCGGAGGAAAAACAACCAAACCAGAAGCAA harbors:
- the CIPC gene encoding CLOCK-interacting pacemaker; this translates as MERKNPSRESPRRLSAKLGKGTEMKKAARQFGMAAAESDKDSGFSDGSSECLSSAEQMESEDMLSALGWSREDRPRQNSKTAGSAFPTLSPMVVMKNVLVKQGSSSSQLQSWTVQPSFEVISAQPQLLFLHPPAPPPASPCHAGEKKSDSRNYLPILNSYTKIAPHPGKRGLSVSTEARGDSGMQKKVCAERLGPSLSSREPAKPGAAPPSPPAPAPPGAQRAEDSAPQGVPSLAAGGSPQTLQPVSSSHVAKAPSLTFASPASPVCASDSTPPGGESSSPLSPLWAAGRLCRSPELFEERRQSKHRRFHNTLLVLHRSGLLEITLKTKELIRQNQATQLELDQLKEQTRLFIEATKSRAPQAWARLQASLTSGSRHSGSDLEAFSDHPDM